The Beijerinckiaceae bacterium RH AL1 genome has a segment encoding these proteins:
- a CDS encoding Murein L,D-transpeptidase YcbB/YkuD (ID:RHAL1_00145;~source:Prodigal:2.6) gives MRVRWLHATLSAAVLLASGATLARAQDIDLFANADPAATSNIPVKPDMPAAAAPAAPTPATVPMAKASLTIEPSDWSPGHAAPAQPQAETGKRGDGKTVSKLDDPDTVVKPAVPAPSQDPLDTAKPAEPGKAPEPAAAQVVPLAPLPAAIKAALDKRGAAEIRGFEAVERRKERAAIAAYYAARKYQPLWSGNGAAIAAVDPVLARLAKAGDDALGVADIPAKVVAKGTEDEVAWSEIAMTEAVVAYSRQATGARVDPRVISPLIGARPQLADPAKVLDDVAAAGSAAGDRLAALNPVDPRYAALRDRLASLHGARAPATTPIPAGPVLRIGMHDARVPLLRARLGVMALDLVADADEYDMELAEAVSAYQRSNGLRVSGRLDTATAASLSGAGKGSSLEGALVANMEMWRWMPRDLGSDRIEVDVPAYVVTVFHDGEPVATNRVVVGKPDTPTPIFSNTMKYAIVNPVWNVPQSIIKKEMMAKIDRGGGLRGFEVSYNHGQLTVKQPSGPKNALGQIKFMFPNDFSVYLHDTPSKSLFSASKRAFSHGCVRVDQPFDFAFSVLNDGVPEGGKVVWSQKRLEKMIGDSERYVNLPKPLPIHIMYFTATADAETGKVVQREDIYGYARAVTAALKGEARPAAAVVAERKPRRTAERPARAATARAAVATDEDPR, from the coding sequence ATGCGCGTGCGTTGGCTACACGCGACCTTGTCGGCGGCCGTGCTCCTCGCGAGCGGGGCGACGCTGGCTCGGGCGCAGGACATCGATCTCTTCGCGAACGCCGATCCGGCGGCGACCTCGAACATTCCGGTGAAGCCGGACATGCCGGCCGCTGCAGCTCCAGCCGCGCCGACGCCCGCCACCGTGCCCATGGCGAAGGCGAGCCTGACGATCGAGCCTTCGGACTGGTCTCCCGGCCATGCCGCGCCGGCGCAGCCCCAGGCGGAGACCGGCAAGCGCGGCGACGGCAAGACCGTATCGAAGCTCGACGATCCGGATACGGTCGTGAAGCCGGCCGTCCCGGCACCTTCCCAGGATCCGCTGGACACAGCCAAGCCCGCGGAGCCGGGCAAGGCGCCCGAACCCGCGGCCGCGCAAGTCGTGCCGCTGGCGCCGCTGCCGGCGGCGATCAAGGCGGCGCTCGACAAGCGCGGCGCGGCCGAAATCCGCGGCTTCGAGGCCGTCGAGCGGCGCAAGGAGCGCGCCGCCATCGCCGCCTACTACGCGGCGCGCAAGTACCAGCCGCTTTGGTCCGGGAACGGTGCAGCGATCGCCGCGGTCGACCCGGTGCTGGCGAGGCTCGCCAAGGCCGGCGACGACGCGCTCGGCGTCGCCGACATCCCGGCCAAGGTGGTCGCCAAGGGAACGGAGGACGAGGTCGCGTGGAGCGAGATCGCGATGACGGAGGCGGTGGTCGCCTACTCGCGCCAGGCCACCGGCGCTCGCGTCGACCCGCGGGTCATCAGCCCGCTGATCGGCGCGCGCCCACAGCTCGCCGACCCCGCCAAGGTGCTCGACGATGTCGCCGCAGCCGGTTCGGCGGCCGGGGACAGGCTGGCCGCCCTCAACCCCGTAGATCCGCGATATGCCGCGCTACGCGACAGGCTCGCGTCGCTGCATGGCGCCCGCGCGCCAGCGACGACGCCGATCCCGGCGGGTCCGGTGCTGCGGATCGGCATGCACGATGCCCGGGTGCCGCTGCTGCGCGCCCGCCTCGGCGTGATGGCGCTCGACCTCGTGGCCGATGCCGACGAGTACGACATGGAGCTGGCGGAGGCGGTCTCGGCCTACCAGCGCTCCAACGGGCTGCGCGTCTCTGGCCGCCTCGACACCGCCACCGCCGCCTCGCTGTCGGGTGCCGGCAAGGGCTCGTCTCTCGAGGGCGCGCTCGTCGCGAACATGGAGATGTGGCGCTGGATGCCGCGCGACCTCGGCAGCGACCGCATCGAGGTCGACGTGCCGGCCTACGTCGTCACCGTCTTCCACGATGGCGAGCCGGTTGCGACGAACCGCGTCGTGGTCGGCAAGCCCGACACGCCGACGCCGATCTTCTCGAACACGATGAAATACGCAATCGTCAATCCAGTGTGGAACGTGCCGCAGTCCATCATCAAGAAGGAGATGATGGCGAAGATCGATCGCGGTGGCGGCCTGCGCGGCTTCGAGGTGTCCTACAACCACGGCCAGCTCACGGTGAAGCAGCCGTCGGGGCCGAAGAATGCCCTCGGCCAGATCAAGTTCATGTTCCCGAACGACTTCTCGGTCTATCTGCACGACACGCCGTCGAAGTCGCTGTTCTCGGCGTCGAAGCGGGCGTTCAGCCACGGCTGCGTGCGCGTCGACCAGCCCTTCGACTTCGCCTTCAGCGTGCTGAACGACGGGGTGCCCGAGGGCGGCAAGGTCGTGTGGAGCCAGAAGCGGCTCGAGAAGATGATCGGCGACAGCGAGCGCTACGTGAACCTGCCGAAGCCGCTGCCGATCCACATCATGTACTTCACCGCGACCGCCGACGCCGAGACCGGCAAGGTGGTGCAGCGCGAGGATATCTACGGCTACGCCCGCGCCGTCACGGCGGCGCTCAAGGGGGAGGCGCGGCCCGCCGCCGCCGTTGTTGCCGAGCGCAAGCCACGTCGCACCGCGGAGCGGCCCGCGCGCGCCGCCACGGCACGGGCTGCGGTCGCGACCGACGAAGACCCGCGCTAG
- a CDS encoding Phospholipase (ID:RHAL1_00146;~source:Prodigal:2.6) has translation MADLDGPRLGAKNATAGGAVKQLVVLLHGYGADGKDLIEIGRQWQPLLPDAAFVAPNAPEPCAQAPMGRQWFSLTTRDPEERWVGVNKAQPVLDAFLDGELAKHGLGDDKLALVGFSQGTMMALHVGLRRRRSPAAIVGFSGTLVGPEHLVPPPTSPPILLTHGSNDEVIPADAMFIAAEDLAEVGVPSQWHISAGVGHGIDAAAMTHAGLFLAKAFGLRTAGSVPPPSPGR, from the coding sequence ATGGCAGACCTCGATGGACCGCGCCTCGGCGCCAAGAACGCCACGGCAGGCGGCGCGGTGAAGCAGCTCGTCGTGCTGCTGCACGGCTACGGCGCCGACGGCAAGGACCTGATCGAGATCGGCCGGCAGTGGCAGCCGCTGCTGCCCGACGCGGCGTTCGTCGCGCCGAACGCGCCGGAACCCTGCGCGCAGGCGCCGATGGGACGACAATGGTTTTCGCTGACCACGCGCGATCCGGAGGAGCGCTGGGTCGGCGTCAACAAGGCGCAGCCGGTGCTCGACGCCTTCCTCGACGGCGAGCTGGCCAAGCACGGGCTCGGCGACGACAAGCTGGCGCTGGTCGGCTTCAGCCAGGGCACGATGATGGCGCTGCACGTCGGCCTGCGCCGCCGCCGCTCGCCGGCGGCGATCGTCGGCTTCTCGGGCACGCTGGTCGGGCCGGAGCATCTTGTGCCGCCGCCGACGTCGCCGCCCATCCTGCTGACCCACGGCTCGAACGACGAGGTCATCCCGGCCGACGCGATGTTCATCGCCGCAGAGGACCTCGCCGAGGTCGGCGTGCCGTCGCAATGGCATATCTCGGCCGGCGTCGGCCACGGCATCGACGCCGCGGCGATGACGCATGCCGGCCTGTTCCTGGCGAAGGCTTTTGGGCTCAGGACGGCGGGCTCCGTGCCGCCGCCGTCGCCGGGACGCTAA
- a CDS encoding DNA-3-methyladenine glycosylase II (ID:RHAL1_00147;~source:Prodigal:2.6), with protein sequence MAARRGTKRKAADAAHPVILADQTVFDSALAALAVIDPDLVATTVADRPNPALRRRAAGFEGLVGIVVAQQVSTASAAAIFGRLQARLGALDAARVHATSDEDLKLCGLSMPKLKTLRAIAEAQTSGQLDFARLATMDAEVAYAALCALRGIGPWTADVFLLFCLGHADAWPAGDLALQEAAKLVLGLDARPDTKAMSEIGERWRPLRGVAAHCLWAYYSATRKARTTLDAPVPDAETKEAG encoded by the coding sequence TTGGCGGCGCGACGCGGGACGAAACGGAAGGCGGCCGATGCGGCCCATCCCGTTATCCTCGCGGACCAGACGGTGTTCGACAGCGCCTTGGCGGCTCTTGCCGTCATCGATCCCGACCTCGTCGCGACCACCGTCGCCGACCGGCCGAACCCCGCGCTGCGGCGTCGTGCCGCCGGCTTCGAAGGTCTCGTCGGCATCGTCGTCGCGCAGCAGGTCTCGACGGCGTCCGCCGCTGCGATCTTCGGACGCCTACAGGCGAGGCTCGGCGCGCTCGATGCGGCCCGCGTGCACGCGACGAGCGACGAGGACCTCAAGCTCTGCGGCCTGTCGATGCCGAAGCTCAAGACGTTGCGCGCGATCGCCGAGGCGCAGACATCCGGTCAGCTCGACTTTGCAAGGCTCGCCACCATGGATGCGGAGGTGGCGTATGCCGCGCTCTGCGCGCTTCGCGGCATCGGGCCATGGACCGCCGACGTGTTCCTGCTCTTCTGCCTCGGTCACGCGGATGCCTGGCCTGCCGGCGACCTCGCCTTGCAAGAGGCGGCGAAGCTGGTGCTCGGCCTCGACGCCCGGCCCGACACGAAGGCGATGAGCGAGATCGGCGAGCGCTGGCGCCCGCTCAGAGGGGTCGCCGCGCACTGCCTTTGGGCCTATTACAGCGCCACGCGCAAGGCGCGGACCACGCTCGACGCGCCGGTGCCGGACGCCGAGACCAAGGAAGCAGGGTGA